Genomic window (Gammaproteobacteria bacterium):
TGGCGCGCGGGCCATGCCCGTGGAAACCGCCGGCTACCTGGACGGCGTCCGCGCCGCATCCCGGCTGCCGGTCTGCGCCGGCTTTGGCGTGCGCACCGCCGAGCAGGTACGCGCGCTCAGCGGGCACGCCGATGGCGTCATCGTCGGCTCCGCCCTGGTCGAGGAACTCGAGGCCCGGCGCGATCCCGTCGCCTTCCTCACGGCCTTGCGCAGCCGCCGTCACTGACCCCGGGCCGGAACATGGCGGCGGTTTCGCTGTCCCACGGACAGGAGCCGACCCGGAGCACCGCCATGGATGTCATCGACGCCGATACCGATCTCGAGCAGCTCATGCGCCGCTGGCACCACATCACCGAGTACTCGACGGCGGCGTGGACCGAGTTCCAGTCCCTGTGCGATGCCCTGCCGGCTTCGGATGCCCGGGTGGCCGCCGCGCAGGAGCGCTGGCGGAGCGCCGAAAGACAGCGCATGGAGCTGCTGGCAGCGATCGAGGAGATCGAAGAGGCGAGCGCGGCGTAGGCAAGCTCAAGAATTTGTTTTTATTTGAGTTTTTAGTCATCACCAAATTGACAGTGATGATATTGGTATGCGGTGCCGGCACCCGCTATAACGCCTGGGCGATGCTCTCGACGGCGTCTCGCGTCAGCGCCTCGGGGTTGGCCTTGCAGAACGTCGTGAGCTCGTCGCCCAGACGCTGGTAGGTCCAGGGCGAGCCCTTGCCGTCGGCCGCGTCGACCAGTTCCTGCAGCGACTTGCCCCTGGCCGCCTGCAGGTAGCCGGCGGCCCAGGTGATCAGCGAGTGACGACTGCCGAGCGGGGAGATGCGCACCATCTCGCTGAATACCTTGCAGGGGATCGCGCCGATGTCCGGGACGCCGCCCATTCCTCTGGGCATCTCCAGCTTCTCGGCCGGGGCACCACCCGCGGCAAGCAGCAGGACCAGTGCGGGCAGTGCGTGACGGAAAGACATCCGGGGCAGCTTCATGGGGCGGTATCCGTCCTTCATTCCGTGGCAACGCTGGCGCGGCGACCCAGCTCGGAGGGCTTCTTGGGCGCGATCAGCAGCATGTAGATCAGCAACAGCAGGGCAGCGGTCAGCGTCCCGGCCTCAAGCGGGTGCTTCCAGGGCTCGATGAACACCGCGTGGCCCATCCAGTCCATCTTCTCCATGATTTCCACGTTCACCCAGGCGATGTTGCCGACCGGGATGCCGTAGCGCAGGGCCGTGGCGGTGCGCTTGAACTGGAACAGCCGGGTAAGACAGTAGCCCGCCCAGGTCACGGCGACGAAGATCGACGCCATGTTGACGGCGACGTACAGCGTGCCCTTGCCCATCAGGCCCGGATCGAAGGTGAGCAGGTTCCAGGTGTAGCAGAACCAGGTGACGAAGATCGTCTCCATGAAGGTGATGATGGCGTAGTTGCGATCCTTGGCCGTCTTGGTGCTTGGCCCAAGACCCTCGACGAGGCCCAGCTTGTCCTGGAACCACAGGAACATGTTGCAGCGCGTGTCCTTGTCGAAGGTGTAGAAGGACAGCATCATGAGCAGCAGGCCCACCGTCGAGCCCATGATCATGTACTCGGGGTAGGTGCCGCTGACTTCCAGGCCGTCGGCGCCGCTCATCCGGGGCAGCATTCCCCAGTTCATGCGGCCGTACCACATGTAGAAGAACTCGATCCAGCACATCCAGACGATCAGGCCGGCGAAAAAGCCGATCCAGGTCTGGAAGGTTTCGTTCTTCGACTTCACCCCGTACCAGAGCATGATGATGCCGGTGAAGCCGAGCAACGGCGAAACCATCATGGTGGTCTCGCGCCCGAGGAGGTGCTCGATCAGCACCATGGCGGTGTGTCCGAGGCCCACGGCCAGGAACATCGCCACGAACGTGACGAGGCCGACGATGGGGGGCTTCCAGAGCTTCGACTTGGCGGGAGTCGGCTGGGCAATGGCTTTTGCTGCACTCATGCGACTGTCTCCGGTAGCTCGAGTTAACGCAACTTGGCGACGACGATGTCCTCTGCCTGGAAGTCTAGGCAGGCCGCGCAGCCGGGTGTGTCAACCGCAGGCAAACAGAATGCAACCCATGGCAATCGTCGGGTAGGCCCTGCTGTCATCTGGCCGGGACCAATGGGCTGGCGGAGCGCAGCACAGGGTGCCAGCACAGGGTGCCAGCACAGGGTGCCGGTGTTACGGTTTCGGTATTTGCGCGCGAGGCAACGGTCCAGCGCAGCATGAGGCGGTTACCGAAACCGTAACACCGGCACCCTGCGACCACCCTGCGACAGCGATGGAGTACCCCATGACCGACGCACCCGATACCACACGCCGCGAATTCATCCGCACCGGCGCCATGCTGGCTGGCGCGGCCCTGATGCCTCCCGGCGCCGTCGCTGCGGGTATCTCTCGCGGGGCGATGCGTGATTATCTGTCGCAGGACGCCACCGGGCTCGCCGCGCTGCTGAAGCGTGGTGAGGTATCCGCTGCCGAGCTGCTCGAGCTCGCGATCGCGCGCACCGAGGCCGTCAATCCCGCCATCAACGCCATCTGCCGCAAGCACTACGAGGCGGCCCGCGCGGCGCTGAAGTCGATCGACCCGAGGGCGCCGCTGGCCGGCGTGCCGTTCCTGCTGAAGGACCTCGGCGTGCAGCTGAAGGGCACGGTAACCAGCAACGGCTCGCGTTTCTTCGCGGACCGCGTGGCCACCCATACCAGCACGGTGGTGCAACGCTACCAGGCGGCAGGCCTCAACATCTTCGGCAAGACGGCCTCACCCGAGTTCGGCATGTTGCCGAATACCATCTCGACGCTGTGGGGCAGGACGCTCAACCCCTGGAACCCGGAGTATTCCGCGGGGGGCAGCTCGGGCGGTGCCGCTGCCGCCGTGGCCGCGGGCATCGTGCCTGTGGCGCACGCGACCGATGGCGGTGGCTCGATCCGTTTTCCGGCAGCCTTGTGCGGACTCGTCGGCCTGAAGCCCACGCGCGCGCGTACGCCACTCGGTCCCGACAAGAGCGAGGGCTGGGCCGGCCTCTCCTGCGGACATGTGGTCTCGCGTTCCGTGCGCGACACGGCGCTGCTGCTCGACCTCACGCAGGGCCCCGAGCCCGGTGCGGCCTACTGGCCGCCGGCGCCGGCGGGCCGCTATGTGAGCGAACTCGAACGCGAGCCCGCCCGGCTGCGCATCGCCGTCGTCACGCAGTCGCCGCTCGGCAGTGCCGTGCACCAGGACTGCCTCGATGCGGTGCGCAAGGCGGTCGACCTGTGCCGTTCGCTGGGCCACGAACTGCACGAGACCGTCCTGCCCGAGTCGTTCGTCCGCTATGCCGACAACGTCGGGCCGCTGCCACTCGTCGGCGCCAGCCTGCAGATCCGCGACCGTGCCCGTGAGCTCGGCCGGGAGCCCGGCGCGGAGGATCTCGAACCCGTGGTGCTCGCCGTGTACCACCAGTCCGCCAGGATCGGCGCCGTGGACTACGAAGCCGCACGCCAGGCGATACAACGCCTGGGCTTCGCGATGAGCCGCTTCATGCAGGACTTCGATGTGCTGCTGATGCCGGTTTCGCCACGCCCGCCGTGGAAGGTGGGCGATTTCACCCTCGACCTTCCCCTCGACAAGTTTCTCGCCAGCATGACGGGCTGCAGCGATTTCACCGTGCTCTACAACTGCACCGGCCAGCCCGCCATCACCCTGCCGCTGCACTGGAACGCTGCGGGCATGCCGGTCGGCACGATGTTCGGCGCCCGCTACGGCGACGAGGCGACGCTGCTGCGCCTGGCGGCTCAACTCGAGCGAGTGGCGCCGTGGGGTGGGCACATGAGTCCGCTGTTCGCGGAGGCGCTGCAAGGGTAGCCGCCGACGTCCGCGTCAGGGGCACCGGGTGCCGGTGTTACGGTTTCGGGGCACCCTTCTCGGGCACCTTTCCTCGGTCAGCCGATCCGGCCGCCGGGCAGATCCTCGCCCCGCTGCAGGGGTGGCTGCCGCTTGATGGCCGGATCGAAGGCATGGAAGGTGTGGCCGATCGTGGCGGGATCATCCAGACAGCGGACGACCAGGCGGGCGAGGTCGGCCCGGTTGATGACGCCCATGACGCTGCGGTCCTCGGTGAGCACGGCCGTTCCACTCGCCGGATCGTCGCCCATGCCGCCCGGCCGCAGGATGGTGTACTCGAGGCCGCTGGCCGTCAGGTAGTCTTCGCCCCGGGTCTTCTCATCGAGCACCGGGCCGAGGAATTCCAGCACCTTCGGGTGAACGCTCGGGCGGCTGTCGCCGGCGCCCACGGCGGTGACGAACACGAAGCGGCGGATGCCGGCCGCCCTGGCCGCATCCACGAGGTTGCGCGTGCCCTGGTAGTCGGGCCGCGGTTCGCCGCGCTTGCCGCCCACGGTGCAGACGATGGCGCGGAACGTCCCGGACGCCACCGCCGCCTGCACTGCCTGCGGATCCAGTACATCGCCGCGGCAGAGCCTGACCGGCAGCTGCTGCAGGTCCTGCAGGCCGGAAGTCGGCCGCACCAGGACGGTGACCGCCTCGCTTCGCGCGGCCAGCAGGCGCGCCACCTCGAGTCCGGTGCCACGGGTGGCGCCGGCAATCAATACTCCATCGGTCACCAGCACCTTTCGAGAGGGGTGGTGTTCAGTCAGCTCATGCGGCGCGGCGGCGGATCAGGCCCAGGGCAGCCATGCCACTGCCCAGCAGCCAGAGCGCGCCCGGCACGGGCACGGCTGCGACCACGTTGCGGGTGAAGGAGCAGCCGCCGGGGGCGCAACCGGTGGAGATGGAGAACAGATCCTCCTCCACTTCAGCCTCGTACATGTCGTTGTGCCCGTGGAGGGTCAGGCCCAAGCCCACGTTGAAAGCCTGGTAGGTGCCGGCTGGTGCATTGCCGCCGACTGGGGTGAGCCGGTACAGGAAAATGTCGGTGCTCTCTCCCGGGTTCAGCGTGCCGTTCCAGTCGAACCATCCATTGGGCGGGGGGGGGACATCCCACTGGTAGGCGGAGGTCGGGCCGCCGCAGCCGGGGGCCGCAAACGTGTCGTTGCAGGAGCGTCTAATGAACTGACTGACGTAGTCGTAGCTGTCGAACGGCACTTCGCCATACGGAGACACCTGCAGTTGCCCTGTTGCCGGGAAGGTGGCCGGGTTGATGCCGCCGAAGGAATCGATGGTGTTGTCATACACCAGCGGGTCGGATGCCGAATCCAGCGTCAGCGTCACCCAGACGTCGATGGCCTCGTTCGAGTTCACGGTGCCTGTCGGATCCCTGAATGTCAGCGTACCGATGA
Coding sequences:
- a CDS encoding SDR family oxidoreductase — its product is MTDGVLIAGATRGTGLEVARLLAARSEAVTVLVRPTSGLQDLQQLPVRLCRGDVLDPQAVQAAVASGTFRAIVCTVGGKRGEPRPDYQGTRNLVDAARAAGIRRFVFVTAVGAGDSRPSVHPKVLEFLGPVLDEKTRGEDYLTASGLEYTILRPGGMGDDPASGTAVLTEDRSVMGVINRADLARLVVRCLDDPATIGHTFHAFDPAIKRQPPLQRGEDLPGGRIG
- a CDS encoding amidase, encoding MTDAPDTTRREFIRTGAMLAGAALMPPGAVAAGISRGAMRDYLSQDATGLAALLKRGEVSAAELLELAIARTEAVNPAINAICRKHYEAARAALKSIDPRAPLAGVPFLLKDLGVQLKGTVTSNGSRFFADRVATHTSTVVQRYQAAGLNIFGKTASPEFGMLPNTISTLWGRTLNPWNPEYSAGGSSGGAAAAVAAGIVPVAHATDGGGSIRFPAALCGLVGLKPTRARTPLGPDKSEGWAGLSCGHVVSRSVRDTALLLDLTQGPEPGAAYWPPAPAGRYVSELEREPARLRIAVVTQSPLGSAVHQDCLDAVRKAVDLCRSLGHELHETVLPESFVRYADNVGPLPLVGASLQIRDRARELGREPGAEDLEPVVLAVYHQSARIGAVDYEAARQAIQRLGFAMSRFMQDFDVLLMPVSPRPPWKVGDFTLDLPLDKFLASMTGCSDFTVLYNCTGQPAITLPLHWNAAGMPVGTMFGARYGDEATLLRLAAQLERVAPWGGHMSPLFAEALQG